A single Chryseobacterium sp. DNA region contains:
- a CDS encoding efflux RND transporter periplasmic adaptor subunit, whose product MKKKFTWKKAVYIVLGLLFAVALFSGIGYLVKSNSKESEAFLIRKPTVQNMDDKVMATGKITPKEEIEIKPNITGIIDKILVKEGDRVEAGQLIATVRIVPSISEVNAAQQEVQNAQLQINNAQLNVNNMQKQFDMQDKLYKQGVASKQEYLNSQQQLFSQQQSLKNAQQQLNTAQKRLQIAKTGATPELQGQGLATTQIRSKASGTVLEVPVKVGSQVIEANNFNAGTTICSVADLNSLIFKGEIDEAQAGKLKEGMDMNIVIGALQNKTFPGRLTMIAPKGKDNAGTIKFPVEGDVNNPNNEYIRAGFSANGEIVLSSQKNALLLDESLVQYEKKQGKDVPFVEVKQKDGKFKKVYLKLGASDGINVQVLPGSDITKDSEVKVWNPSDKDKEELKSKQK is encoded by the coding sequence ATGAAAAAGAAATTCACTTGGAAAAAAGCCGTTTATATCGTGTTAGGGCTTTTATTTGCAGTGGCATTGTTCTCAGGGATTGGCTATCTCGTAAAATCTAACTCTAAAGAGAGTGAGGCCTTTCTTATCCGTAAGCCTACCGTTCAGAATATGGATGATAAGGTAATGGCTACAGGAAAAATTACTCCAAAAGAAGAAATTGAAATCAAACCCAATATTACAGGGATTATTGATAAAATTTTAGTGAAAGAAGGAGATCGGGTAGAGGCAGGACAGTTGATTGCTACGGTAAGAATTGTTCCTAGTATTTCTGAGGTAAACGCTGCGCAGCAGGAAGTCCAGAATGCACAGCTTCAGATCAATAATGCACAGCTGAATGTGAATAATATGCAGAAGCAGTTTGATATGCAGGATAAATTGTATAAACAGGGAGTCGCTTCCAAGCAGGAGTATCTTAATTCTCAACAGCAGTTGTTTTCTCAGCAGCAGTCTCTTAAAAATGCCCAGCAGCAACTGAATACCGCTCAAAAAAGATTACAGATTGCCAAAACAGGGGCTACCCCTGAGCTTCAGGGACAAGGTTTGGCTACTACCCAGATCCGTTCCAAAGCTTCAGGAACCGTTCTTGAAGTTCCTGTAAAAGTAGGAAGCCAGGTAATTGAAGCCAATAACTTCAACGCCGGTACAACGATCTGTTCAGTAGCAGATTTGAATTCTCTGATTTTTAAAGGAGAAATTGATGAAGCACAGGCCGGAAAATTAAAAGAAGGAATGGATATGAATATTGTAATCGGTGCATTACAGAATAAAACTTTCCCGGGAAGACTCACGATGATTGCTCCAAAAGGAAAAGATAATGCCGGAACCATTAAATTCCCGGTTGAGGGAGATGTCAATAATCCTAATAACGAATATATCAGAGCCGGTTTCTCTGCTAATGGCGAAATCGTGCTGAGCTCTCAGAAAAATGCATTGCTGCTGGATGAATCTTTGGTTCAGTATGAAAAGAAACAGGGAAAAGATGTTCCTTTTGTAGAGGTGAAGCAAAAAGACGGGAAATTTAAGAAGGTATACTTAAAACTTGGAGCAAGTGACGGAATCAACGTTCAGGTTCTTCCGGGATCAGATATTACAAAAGATTCTGAGGTGAAAGTATGGAACCCGTCAGATAAAGACAAAGAAGAATTAAAATCAAAGCAAAAATAA
- a CDS encoding ABC transporter permease, translating into MNIIFKKDTWQEIYYSLRNNKLRTFLTMIGVGWGMFLYVSLLGAAKGMENGFDKLFSGFATNSIFLWAQKTSIPYEGFPKGREVHLNLSDMEMLKRKVTAIDYISPQNARGSFTGTPGESMSKNGKSSTYSLTGDYSVGNKISEKKLIFGRYINDADVSGNKNVVVIGEEIYKNFFDSKKKENPIGQSINIKGIFFNVIGVFRVKKGGGFENDRTAFIPLSTYTKMYNAGEQIDMFAIVSKPNANVNAVEEDVKQVLKSKNKVSPEDTNAFGSFNLGKEFKKLTGFLTGMQLLTIIVGTLTILAGVIAISNILLITVKERTKEIGIRRALGAKPAEVRNQILLESVVITLSSGLLGFMCGIFLLMILNAVTQGQDAFPFYNPTVNYGNVFAAMAVMVVLGLIIGMIPAQRAVKIRPIEALRTE; encoded by the coding sequence GTGAATATCATATTTAAAAAAGACACTTGGCAGGAGATTTATTATTCTTTGAGGAATAATAAGCTTCGGACATTTCTTACCATGATAGGCGTAGGATGGGGGATGTTTTTGTATGTAAGCCTTTTAGGTGCCGCAAAAGGGATGGAGAATGGTTTTGATAAATTATTTTCCGGGTTTGCTACCAATTCAATTTTCCTGTGGGCACAGAAAACTTCTATTCCATATGAAGGGTTTCCTAAGGGGCGGGAAGTTCATCTCAATCTATCTGATATGGAAATGCTGAAAAGAAAAGTGACCGCCATAGATTATATATCTCCGCAAAATGCTAGAGGAAGTTTTACCGGAACACCTGGAGAATCCATGTCGAAAAATGGGAAAAGCAGCACCTATTCTCTAACGGGAGATTATTCGGTAGGAAATAAAATCTCCGAAAAGAAACTTATTTTCGGCCGATATATTAATGATGCCGATGTTTCAGGAAATAAAAATGTAGTAGTGATCGGAGAGGAAATCTATAAGAACTTTTTTGATTCCAAGAAAAAGGAAAACCCAATCGGCCAATCTATCAATATAAAAGGAATTTTCTTTAATGTAATTGGTGTTTTCAGAGTGAAAAAAGGAGGTGGTTTTGAAAATGACCGTACCGCTTTTATTCCACTTTCAACATACACAAAGATGTACAATGCAGGAGAGCAGATCGACATGTTTGCCATTGTAAGCAAGCCTAATGCGAACGTGAATGCTGTAGAAGAAGATGTAAAGCAGGTCCTGAAGTCTAAGAATAAAGTTTCTCCTGAAGATACCAATGCCTTTGGAAGCTTCAATCTGGGAAAAGAATTTAAAAAACTGACCGGTTTTCTTACAGGGATGCAGCTGCTCACCATTATTGTGGGAACACTGACGATTCTTGCCGGGGTAATTGCCATCTCCAATATCTTGCTGATTACCGTAAAGGAAAGAACCAAAGAAATCGGGATCAGAAGAGCCCTGGGAGCAAAACCGGCTGAAGTAAGAAATCAGATTCTGCTGGAAAGCGTAGTTATTACCCTATCATCCGGATTGCTGGGATTTATGTGCGGGATCTTTTTGTTGATGATTTTAAATGCAGTCACACAAGGCCAGGATGCATTTCCATTCTATAACCCGACCGTCAATTATGGGAATGTATTTGCCGCAATGGCTGTAATGGTAGTTCTGGGATTGATTATCGGAATGATACCTGCACAGAGAGCGGTGAAGATCCGGCCTATCGAAGCATTAAGAACAGAGTAG
- a CDS encoding ABC transporter permease: MFDLDRWQEIFSSIRSNVLRTVLSGFTVALGLFIFIVLFGIGKGLQNAFSEGFAGDAKNLITIYTGKTTLAYKGLQSDRTVTMNNGDYDFLVNTDKEKVGASSPRYEVNLMVKYGKESGLYQIHGAEPGEQVIENRKVIDGRYINSFDLQRKQNIAVIGRMVQRDLIKNGSPIGKELDINGTMFKVIGVFSDDGGDRDERHITVPITTLQQMKKGSDTVNTAYISYSDKLTPEQAIKYGDELKDKLKARKNVSPDDENGVRIWNNAKNMNDTFTFMAVLTAIVGFIGLGTLLAGIIGISNIMVYIVKERTKEIGVRKAIGAKPKGIVALIVQESVVITVISGFVGVGVGVLTLNLLGDSLEAFFIKSPSVGWGTIFMAFIALIFSGLIAGFVPAYRASRIKPIEALRTE; encoded by the coding sequence ATGTTTGACCTAGATCGTTGGCAGGAGATATTCAGTTCTATCCGCAGTAATGTACTCCGGACAGTACTTTCCGGATTTACCGTGGCCTTGGGATTGTTTATTTTCATTGTGCTTTTCGGAATTGGAAAAGGGCTACAAAATGCATTCTCTGAAGGGTTTGCAGGTGATGCTAAAAATCTGATCACTATTTATACAGGGAAAACCACATTAGCTTATAAAGGCTTACAGTCTGACCGTACGGTTACCATGAATAATGGGGACTACGATTTCCTGGTCAATACAGATAAGGAAAAAGTAGGCGCATCCAGCCCGAGATATGAAGTCAATTTAATGGTAAAATACGGGAAAGAAAGCGGACTTTACCAGATACACGGAGCAGAGCCCGGAGAACAGGTCATCGAAAACAGAAAAGTAATTGATGGCCGCTATATTAACTCTTTTGACCTGCAAAGAAAACAAAATATAGCCGTTATCGGAAGAATGGTTCAAAGGGACCTTATCAAAAACGGAAGTCCCATAGGAAAGGAACTGGATATTAACGGAACCATGTTTAAGGTGATCGGAGTATTTTCAGATGATGGAGGAGACAGGGATGAAAGACATATTACGGTTCCGATCACTACTCTGCAGCAGATGAAAAAGGGTTCTGATACGGTAAACACGGCTTATATTTCCTATAGTGATAAACTGACCCCCGAGCAGGCCATCAAATACGGTGATGAGCTGAAAGATAAATTAAAAGCAAGAAAAAATGTTTCTCCTGATGATGAGAACGGAGTCCGTATCTGGAACAATGCCAAAAATATGAATGACACCTTTACATTTATGGCAGTTCTTACCGCTATCGTAGGATTTATCGGACTGGGAACTCTCCTGGCAGGAATTATCGGGATCAGTAATATCATGGTGTATATCGTGAAAGAAAGAACCAAAGAAATTGGGGTGCGAAAAGCCATTGGTGCAAAACCAAAAGGAATTGTAGCGCTGATTGTTCAGGAAAGTGTGGTGATTACCGTAATCTCAGGATTTGTAGGAGTAGGGGTAGGTGTTTTAACTTTAAATCTGCTGGGAGACAGCCTCGAAGCGTTTTTTATTAAAAGTCCAAGTGTAGGATGGGGTACGATTTTTATGGCATTTATAGCCTTGATTTTCTCCGGATTGATCGCTGGATTTGTGCCGGCATACAGAGCTTCGAGAATTAAACCGATAGAAGCGTTAAGAACAGAATAA
- a CDS encoding ABC transporter ATP-binding protein, translating to MLVIQDLHKSYDTGKSKLHVLKGINLNISEGEFVSIMGSSGSGKSTLLNIIGILDEKDSGTYELDGVPIEHLSEVKAAEYRSKFLGFIFQSFNLISYKTALENVALPLYYQNVPRKERNQQALEYLEKVGLTQWANHLPNELSGGQKQRVAIARALITNPKVVLADEPTGALDSKTTHDIMKLLQDINNEGKTIIVVTHEPDVAAQTKRNVILKDGIIESDEFIKQIVL from the coding sequence ATGTTAGTAATTCAGGATTTACATAAGTCATACGATACAGGAAAAAGCAAGCTTCATGTTCTTAAGGGCATCAATCTGAATATTTCAGAGGGTGAGTTTGTTTCTATCATGGGAAGTTCCGGTTCCGGAAAATCTACACTTCTTAATATTATTGGTATTCTGGACGAAAAAGATTCGGGAACCTATGAATTGGATGGGGTTCCGATTGAACATTTATCTGAGGTAAAGGCCGCAGAATACAGAAGTAAGTTTTTGGGATTTATTTTCCAGTCTTTTAATCTGATCAGTTATAAAACCGCTTTGGAAAATGTAGCGCTTCCTTTATACTATCAGAATGTACCCAGAAAAGAGCGGAACCAGCAGGCATTGGAATACCTGGAAAAAGTAGGGCTTACACAATGGGCCAATCACCTTCCTAATGAACTTTCAGGAGGACAGAAACAGAGGGTTGCCATTGCAAGAGCTCTGATTACCAATCCAAAGGTTGTATTGGCGGATGAGCCTACCGGAGCGTTAGACTCAAAAACCACCCATGATATTATGAAACTTCTTCAGGATATCAACAATGAAGGGAAAACGATCATTGTGGTTACCCACGAACCTGATGTTGCTGCTCAGACCAAGAGAAATGTCATATTGAAGGACGGGATTATAGAAAGCGATGAGTTTATTAAGCAGATCGTGTTGTAG
- a CDS encoding ribonucleotide-diphosphate reductase subunit beta yields MGIFDKRVSYKPFEYPEVLQYVEAINKSFWVHSEVDFTADVQDFHSQLEPHEKHAVKNALLAIAQIEVSVKTFWGNLYNHLPKPEFNGLGSTFAECEFRHSEAYSRLLEVLGYNDEFLNVIEIPAVKGRIEFLGNALKHANSATPKEYVSALLLFSILVENVSLFSQFAIILSFTRFKGFMKNVSNIIAWTSVDEQIHANAGIYLINKIREEQPDLLTDSDIEDIYTLVDESIAREGDILSWIFELGEIDNVSKEDLLNFMKYRVDDSLKKINMKTRYNITPEQYRPMVWFEEEVFANSLDDFFAKRPVDYTKHDKSITANDLF; encoded by the coding sequence ATGGGAATTTTTGATAAAAGAGTAAGCTATAAGCCATTTGAATACCCTGAGGTCCTTCAATATGTAGAGGCCATCAACAAATCATTCTGGGTACATTCGGAAGTGGACTTTACTGCAGATGTTCAGGATTTTCATTCGCAGTTGGAACCACATGAAAAGCACGCTGTGAAAAATGCGCTGTTAGCCATTGCACAGATCGAGGTGTCTGTAAAGACATTCTGGGGGAATTTATACAACCACCTTCCAAAGCCGGAATTCAATGGATTAGGATCTACTTTTGCAGAGTGCGAATTCCGCCATTCTGAAGCATATTCCCGTTTGTTAGAGGTATTAGGGTATAACGATGAATTCCTTAACGTTATCGAAATTCCTGCTGTAAAAGGGAGGATTGAATTTCTTGGAAATGCTTTAAAACATGCGAATTCCGCTACTCCTAAAGAGTATGTTTCAGCATTGTTATTATTCAGTATTCTTGTAGAAAACGTTTCTCTTTTCTCTCAGTTTGCCATCATCCTTTCTTTCACAAGGTTTAAAGGATTCATGAAAAATGTTTCGAATATCATTGCATGGACTTCCGTAGATGAGCAGATTCACGCTAATGCAGGGATTTATCTGATCAACAAAATCCGTGAAGAACAGCCGGATCTGTTAACAGACAGTGATATTGAAGATATCTACACCCTTGTAGACGAATCGATCGCAAGAGAAGGCGATATCCTGAGCTGGATCTTTGAATTGGGTGAGATCGACAACGTTTCGAAAGAAGATTTGCTCAACTTCATGAAGTATCGTGTAGATGACAGTTTGAAGAAAATCAACATGAAAACAAGATACAACATCACTCCTGAGCAATACAGACCTATGGTATGGTTCGAGGAAGAAGTTTTCGCCAATTCATTGGATGATTTCTTCGCGAAAAGACCTGTAGACTACACGAAACACGATAAGAGTATTACGGCAAACGATTTATTCTAA
- a CDS encoding DUF1398 family protein — translation MINVIVSYTVNPEFVLTNKANIQKFLEDFKNLDASMFEYKVFVKEDGVTFVHYSNYINEEVQHEVLNVPSFKEFQQLRDESGLNGSHKVEFLQSIL, via the coding sequence ATGATTAATGTAATCGTAAGCTACACTGTAAACCCTGAATTTGTTCTTACAAACAAAGCTAATATCCAAAAGTTTCTGGAAGATTTTAAGAATTTAGATGCTTCCATGTTTGAATACAAAGTTTTTGTAAAGGAAGACGGTGTTACTTTTGTACATTATTCAAACTACATTAATGAAGAAGTTCAGCATGAAGTTTTGAATGTTCCGTCTTTTAAAGAATTTCAGCAATTAAGAGATGAAAGTGGACTAAACGGTTCCCACAAAGTAGAATTTTTACAATCAATACTATAA
- a CDS encoding ribonucleoside-diphosphate reductase subunit alpha, producing the protein MRSMEEQNSNIWWLNEESEQMLNRGYLLKGETVDGAIDRITTAAAKRLYKPELQAAFKEMITKGWISFSSPVWANMGTQRGLPISCFNVHIPDSIEGITHKMGEVIMQTKIGGGTSGYFGELRNRGTAVTDNGKSSGAVSFMKLFDTAMDVVSQGGVRRGAFAAYLDIDHGDIEEFLAIKDIGSPIQNLFTGVCVPDYWMQDMIDGDMEKRKVWARVLESRQQKGLPYIFFTDNVNRNKPQVYKDLGMAVNASNLCSEIMLPSTREESFICCLSSMNLELYDEWKDTDAVKLAIYFLDAVLSEFIDKTEGNYYLQGARNFAMRHRALGLGVLGYHSYLQKNMIPFESFEATQFNARAFRHIKEQAEQASRELANIYGEPEVLKGYGLRNTTTMAIAPTTSSSAILGQTSPGIEPFASNYYKAGLAKGNFMRKNKYLAKLLEEKGLDNEETWRTIMLNHGSVQHLNELTAEEKAVFKTFKEISPMEIISQAAQRQQYIDQAQSLNLQIPSTMPVKDVNYLYIEAWKKGVKTLYYQRSSSVSKEMMVNFVSCSSCEA; encoded by the coding sequence ATAAGATCTATGGAAGAGCAAAATTCAAATATATGGTGGCTCAACGAAGAGTCTGAGCAGATGTTGAACAGAGGATACCTGTTGAAAGGTGAAACAGTAGACGGAGCTATTGACAGAATCACCACTGCTGCTGCAAAAAGGTTATACAAACCTGAACTTCAGGCGGCTTTTAAGGAAATGATCACAAAAGGATGGATCAGCTTCTCATCTCCTGTATGGGCGAATATGGGAACGCAAAGAGGACTTCCTATTTCATGTTTCAACGTTCACATCCCGGACAGCATTGAGGGAATCACTCATAAAATGGGTGAGGTGATCATGCAGACAAAAATCGGTGGAGGTACTTCGGGATACTTCGGGGAATTGAGAAACAGAGGAACGGCTGTAACGGACAATGGTAAATCTTCAGGAGCGGTTTCGTTCATGAAGTTATTTGATACGGCAATGGACGTAGTTTCTCAGGGAGGAGTAAGAAGAGGGGCTTTTGCTGCTTATTTAGATATTGACCACGGAGATATTGAAGAATTTTTAGCGATTAAAGATATCGGCAGCCCAATTCAAAACCTGTTCACCGGAGTATGTGTTCCGGATTACTGGATGCAGGATATGATTGACGGTGATATGGAAAAACGTAAAGTTTGGGCAAGGGTTTTAGAAAGCCGCCAGCAGAAAGGACTTCCCTATATTTTCTTTACGGATAACGTTAACAGAAACAAACCGCAGGTGTATAAGGATCTGGGAATGGCAGTCAATGCAAGTAACCTGTGCTCGGAGATTATGCTTCCTTCTACAAGAGAGGAGTCTTTCATCTGCTGTCTGTCTTCAATGAACCTTGAACTATATGACGAGTGGAAAGATACGGATGCTGTAAAATTAGCAATCTACTTCCTGGATGCTGTGTTATCAGAGTTTATCGATAAAACTGAAGGCAACTATTACCTGCAGGGAGCAAGAAACTTTGCAATGCGCCACAGAGCCCTTGGATTAGGGGTTTTAGGATACCATTCTTATTTACAGAAAAATATGATTCCGTTTGAAAGTTTTGAGGCGACACAGTTCAATGCAAGAGCTTTCAGACATATCAAAGAACAGGCTGAACAGGCTTCAAGGGAGCTTGCCAATATATACGGAGAACCGGAAGTATTAAAAGGATACGGATTAAGAAATACCACAACCATGGCTATTGCTCCTACCACTTCAAGTTCTGCAATTTTAGGACAAACGTCTCCTGGAATTGAGCCATTTGCTTCCAACTATTATAAAGCTGGTCTTGCTAAAGGAAACTTTATGCGTAAGAACAAGTATTTAGCAAAATTATTAGAGGAAAAAGGGTTGGATAATGAGGAAACATGGAGAACAATCATGCTGAACCACGGTTCTGTGCAACACCTGAATGAACTTACTGCGGAAGAAAAAGCAGTATTTAAAACATTCAAGGAAATCTCTCCTATGGAGATTATTTCTCAGGCAGCACAAAGACAGCAGTATATCGACCAGGCACAATCCCTGAATCTTCAGATTCCTTCTACAATGCCTGTAAAAGATGTAAACTACCTGTACATCGAGGCATGGAAAAAAGGAGTAAAAACACTTTACTACCAAAGAAGTTCTTCTGTATCAAAAGAGATGATGGTGAACTTTGTATCATGTTCAAGCTGCGAAGCATAG
- a CDS encoding DUF72 domain-containing protein, with amino-acid sequence MKFGQVEDPSTIDFTLPKDHPKTKEILALNKNGLENISIGCAKWNKTDLKGFYPKGTKDELTYYATQFNSIELNATFYGMPTPDQVKTWKEKTPENFKFFPKITNTVSHFRRLIDVTDPVTHFASAVINFDEKLGMAFLQLHDNFKPKDYDRLEKFVKEWPKEVPLAIELRNTEWFTNDEILNTTCELFEAHNITNIIVDTAGRRDMLHMRLTTPNAFIRYVGANAESDYERLDDWLKHLTKWKKEGLQNLYFFVHQNIEKASPLLSAYFIKKLNEEWKTDLHIPQMATESTGTLF; translated from the coding sequence ATGAAATTCGGACAAGTAGAAGACCCTTCAACCATAGATTTTACACTTCCTAAAGATCATCCTAAGACTAAAGAAATACTAGCTCTTAATAAAAACGGACTGGAGAATATCTCTATCGGATGTGCAAAATGGAATAAAACCGACCTTAAAGGTTTTTATCCTAAAGGAACCAAGGACGAACTGACATATTATGCCACTCAGTTTAATTCTATTGAGCTGAATGCCACTTTTTACGGAATGCCCACTCCTGATCAGGTAAAGACATGGAAAGAGAAGACTCCTGAAAACTTCAAATTCTTTCCTAAAATCACCAATACGGTTTCCCATTTCAGAAGACTTATTGATGTAACGGATCCGGTGACCCACTTTGCCTCTGCGGTCATCAATTTTGATGAAAAATTAGGAATGGCTTTTCTTCAGCTTCACGATAATTTTAAGCCAAAAGACTACGACAGACTTGAAAAATTTGTAAAAGAATGGCCTAAAGAAGTACCGCTGGCTATTGAACTCCGAAATACGGAATGGTTTACCAATGACGAAATTCTGAATACGACCTGTGAGCTTTTTGAAGCCCATAACATCACCAATATTATCGTAGATACTGCGGGAAGAAGAGATATGCTTCACATGAGACTTACGACCCCCAATGCCTTCATCCGTTACGTAGGGGCCAATGCCGAAAGTGATTATGAAAGGTTAGATGACTGGCTGAAACATCTAACAAAATGGAAAAAAGAGGGCTTACAAAATCTTTATTTTTTTGTACACCAAAATATTGAAAAAGCCTCTCCGTTACTGTCCGCGTATTTTATCAAAAAATTAAACGAAGAATGGAAGACCGATCTCCATATTCCGCAAATGGCAACCGAAAGTACTGGTACACTATTTTAA
- a CDS encoding HD domain-containing protein encodes MKSTIENTVEFVKEKLKGAEAGHDWYHIERVWKLAGKIAETEDCNKEVVELSALLHDIADPKFHNGDETIAPKISKEFLEKQNVSHEIIDKVLFVIENISFKNRGNGLQNPSIELKIVQDADRIDAIGAIGIARTFNFGGFKNNLMYDPEIKPNLTMSKEEYKKSNGTTINHFYEKLLLLKDLMNTESGKKMAQERHDYMLNFLDQFYKEWNVD; translated from the coding sequence ATGAAAAGTACAATTGAAAACACCGTAGAATTTGTAAAAGAGAAACTGAAAGGAGCAGAGGCAGGCCACGATTGGTATCATATTGAAAGGGTATGGAAGCTGGCCGGTAAAATAGCAGAAACGGAAGACTGCAATAAAGAGGTTGTAGAACTGTCTGCCCTTCTTCATGATATTGCTGATCCCAAATTTCATAACGGAGATGAAACTATAGCGCCGAAAATTTCTAAGGAATTTCTAGAAAAGCAAAATGTTTCCCATGAGATTATTGATAAGGTTCTCTTTGTTATTGAAAATATATCGTTTAAAAACAGAGGCAATGGCCTTCAGAATCCATCGATAGAACTTAAAATTGTGCAGGATGCTGACCGTATTGATGCCATTGGGGCTATCGGTATTGCAAGAACATTCAATTTCGGGGGATTCAAAAATAACCTGATGTATGATCCTGAAATTAAGCCGAATCTTACTATGTCTAAGGAGGAGTATAAAAAATCAAATGGTACTACAATCAATCATTTTTATGAGAAATTACTGCTTTTGAAAGATTTAATGAATACAGAAAGCGGTAAGAAAATGGCTCAGGAGAGGCATGATTATATGCTGAACTTTCTCGATCAGTTCTATAAAGAATGGAACGTAGACTAA
- a CDS encoding alpha/beta hydrolase, with translation MEKLILTTEDYVSLTAHLFKPEKSNGKLLLINSATGVKQQVYFSFAQYFSEQGFTVITYDYRGIGLSKPKNMRGFSGSMRLWGSKDYKELTRYIKVKFSGYRKYCLGHSVGALILGMNRDSEIFEELIFVGTQNAFVGHLKLRTKVEAYLGFGIVQPLTTSLLGYFPANWFGLGESLPKNCAYDWRTLILNRKSTNRLLEKVDDYSKNLKQNVFVIRAEDDVWLTEKGVLSLLNDTYPNLIPTYRLVKASESEKNEIGHVNFFRNYNKKLWDIILNELKDQ, from the coding sequence ATGGAAAAACTAATACTTACCACAGAAGACTATGTCTCTTTAACAGCTCATCTTTTCAAACCTGAAAAAAGCAATGGCAAATTATTGCTTATCAATTCTGCAACAGGGGTAAAGCAGCAAGTATATTTCTCATTTGCCCAATATTTTTCTGAACAGGGATTTACAGTTATTACCTATGACTATAGGGGAATTGGGCTATCTAAACCTAAAAATATGAGGGGATTTAGCGGCTCTATGAGGTTATGGGGCTCGAAGGATTATAAAGAACTTACCCGTTATATAAAAGTAAAGTTTTCCGGCTACAGGAAGTATTGTCTGGGGCATTCCGTAGGAGCTCTCATTCTAGGAATGAACAGGGATTCTGAAATATTTGAAGAGCTTATTTTTGTAGGAACTCAAAATGCTTTTGTAGGCCATTTAAAGCTGAGAACAAAAGTGGAGGCTTATCTGGGCTTTGGAATTGTTCAGCCATTAACAACCTCTCTGTTAGGCTATTTCCCTGCAAATTGGTTTGGACTTGGAGAAAGTCTTCCAAAAAATTGTGCATATGACTGGAGAACCTTAATTTTAAACAGAAAATCAACCAACAGACTGCTGGAAAAAGTGGATGATTATTCTAAAAATTTAAAACAGAATGTATTTGTAATCCGGGCTGAAGATGATGTATGGCTGACTGAGAAAGGAGTATTAAGTCTATTGAATGATACCTATCCTAACCTTATCCCCACCTACAGACTTGTAAAAGCTTCCGAATCCGAGAAAAATGAAATAGGACATGTTAATTTTTTTAGAAATTATAATAAAAAACTCTGGGATATTATTTTAAATGAACTGAAAGATCAATGA
- a CDS encoding PfkB family carbohydrate kinase translates to MKFSSEQPRIIVVGSSSIDLVLETEKLPLPNDTVLAVNSDSYFGGKGANQAVGTARLGASVYFIGCVGMDPLGQQIMRNLVGENVNVGFVHETDKESTGTAYVTTCEGNAAIVVVPAANKYLNKEHIDEADRYFSTADLILVQLEVSMDVVEYTVKKAKKYGKKVGLYASPAMRINDAIIENVDFIVAKSSELYIIFGEEQREEVLKKYFNKVFVRDDTNSTIYFDGTEMKYYRNDKDTTVYKMGMGDAFTSGFAIALCHGNSIEDCVKFGNEVSSRVSGGKGSQTGLPRMTDFFS, encoded by the coding sequence ATGAAATTCTCCTCAGAACAACCCAGAATTATTGTTGTAGGCAGTTCATCAATTGATTTGGTTTTAGAAACCGAAAAACTTCCTTTACCGAACGATACCGTTTTGGCTGTCAACTCAGATAGCTATTTCGGAGGTAAGGGAGCCAATCAGGCAGTGGGTACAGCAAGGCTTGGAGCAAGTGTTTATTTCATAGGTTGTGTAGGAATGGACCCGCTTGGACAGCAGATTATGAGAAATCTTGTGGGCGAGAATGTGAATGTAGGTTTTGTACATGAAACGGATAAAGAATCTACCGGAACAGCTTATGTGACAACTTGTGAAGGAAATGCTGCTATTGTAGTAGTACCTGCCGCCAATAAATATTTAAATAAAGAGCATATAGACGAGGCAGACCGGTACTTTAGCACTGCTGATCTTATTTTGGTACAGCTTGAAGTTTCCATGGATGTTGTGGAATATACCGTTAAAAAAGCCAAAAAATATGGCAAAAAAGTGGGATTATATGCCTCTCCTGCTATGAGAATCAACGATGCCATCATTGAAAATGTTGACTTTATTGTAGCGAAGAGCAGCGAGTTGTATATTATTTTCGGTGAAGAACAGCGGGAAGAAGTTCTTAAAAAGTACTTCAACAAAGTTTTTGTAAGAGATGATACCAATTCCACGATCTATTTTGACGGTACTGAAATGAAGTACTACAGAAATGATAAAGACACTACTGTTTATAAAATGGGAATGGGGGACGCTTTTACTTCAGGATTTGCCATTGCCCTTTGCCATGGAAATTCTATTGAAGACTGTGTGAAGTTTGGAAATGAAGTTTCCTCAAGAGTGTCCGGAGGAAAAGGTTCGCAGACAGGGCTGCCCAGAATGACGGATTTCTTCTCCTAA